From the Teredinibacter turnerae T7901 genome, one window contains:
- a CDS encoding replication protein P translates to MKKNSPTAAGPTEQATTEQRIDAINQIFALFRRNYHNQFFKAFSNETDVNAAKRLWMESLRRFDTQTLLRAARTVIENNEFLPTLATMVKACELASQQGLPDAHSAYLEACNAPSPKAAHHWSHPAIYHAGKASDWYFLQTNAESVAFPVFRQHYAAVCEQVRLGQDLALPQAPALPEKSATPVDKATARTKMQDLRKSLEL, encoded by the coding sequence TTGAAGAAGAACTCTCCGACCGCAGCTGGGCCTACTGAGCAAGCCACGACGGAACAGCGCATTGATGCCATCAACCAGATATTTGCGCTGTTTCGGCGCAATTATCACAACCAGTTTTTCAAAGCCTTCAGCAACGAAACCGATGTAAACGCAGCGAAACGATTGTGGATGGAATCCCTGCGCCGCTTCGATACCCAGACACTGCTGCGCGCGGCGCGCACGGTTATCGAAAACAACGAATTTCTGCCCACCCTGGCAACCATGGTGAAAGCCTGCGAGCTCGCCAGTCAGCAAGGCCTGCCAGACGCTCACAGCGCATACCTCGAAGCCTGCAATGCGCCCTCCCCCAAGGCGGCACATCACTGGAGCCACCCGGCCATCTACCACGCGGGCAAAGCCAGCGATTGGTACTTTTTACAGACCAACGCAGAATCTGTAGCGTTTCCCGTTTTTCGCCAACACTACGCTGCCGTTTGTGAGCAGGTGCGGCTAGGGCAGGATCTGGCGCTGCCGCAAGCACCCGCACTCCCGGAAAAATCTGCGACGCCGGTAGACAAAGCCACAGCCCGCACCAAAATGCAGGATCTGCGCAAGTCGCTTGAGCTTTAG
- a CDS encoding glucosaminidase domain-containing protein — protein sequence MLKKLIAWLIVAYLAAILVALYAIKRPSPTETKTAPSETQVLLKKPDFSAIKDIPTRKKAFFSYLRPMINIQNKKLESDRAALLALTENDSLNRKQRVKLAALARKYHVLEPDEPLAEDASTVESELLLRVDTIPPALVLAQAANESSWGRSRFAREGNNYFGQWCFTAGCGIVPAKRPEGDIHEVRKFESAQESVAAYFNNINSHPAYSDLRDLRAQMRAQNETITGSALAAGLQSYSERGAEYVGELRTMMRVNKLEP from the coding sequence ATGCTGAAAAAACTGATTGCCTGGTTGATCGTAGCTTATCTTGCCGCCATTCTCGTCGCCCTTTACGCCATTAAACGCCCCAGCCCGACAGAGACCAAAACAGCGCCCTCTGAAACCCAGGTTTTGCTCAAGAAACCGGATTTTTCCGCAATCAAGGATATTCCCACCCGCAAAAAAGCCTTCTTCAGCTATTTGCGCCCGATGATAAACATTCAGAACAAAAAGCTGGAAAGTGACCGCGCCGCACTGCTGGCGCTCACCGAGAATGACTCGCTGAACCGTAAGCAGCGTGTAAAACTGGCTGCCCTCGCGCGCAAATACCACGTCCTGGAGCCAGACGAGCCGCTCGCGGAAGATGCCAGCACAGTGGAATCTGAACTGCTCCTCCGTGTCGACACCATTCCACCGGCTTTAGTGCTGGCACAAGCCGCCAATGAGTCCTCCTGGGGACGGTCACGGTTTGCGCGCGAAGGCAACAACTACTTCGGCCAGTGGTGCTTTACAGCAGGCTGTGGCATTGTCCCCGCAAAACGGCCCGAGGGGGATATCCACGAGGTGCGTAAGTTCGAGTCCGCACAGGAATCTGTCGCTGCTTACTTCAACAACATAAACTCACATCCTGCCTACAGCGATTTGCGTGATCTGCGCGCGCAAATGCGCGCCCAGAACGAAACTATCACGGGCAGTGCGCTAGCCGCCGGGCTGCAAAGTTACTCGGAACGTGGCGCGGAGTATGTTGGGGAACTGCGTACCATGATGCGGGTAAATAAGCTGGAACCGTAA
- a CDS encoding PilZ domain-containing protein, with translation MTDLSYRAKTFGINSTNQIIMSQFRKHGRTPVKCAVRLKHREIGDVITETRDISESGVFVSCRELVHFVAIGDEFEAKLYTECDRVSETHLKVVRLTDDGVGLAFA, from the coding sequence GTGACAGACTTATCATATCGCGCGAAAACCTTCGGCATTAATTCAACAAATCAGATCATTATGTCTCAGTTCCGCAAACACGGAAGAACCCCAGTGAAGTGCGCGGTGCGCTTGAAACACCGCGAAATTGGTGATGTGATTACCGAAACGCGCGACATCTCCGAGAGCGGAGTTTTTGTGAGTTGCAGGGAGTTAGTGCATTTTGTTGCTATTGGCGACGAGTTCGAAGCCAAACTCTATACTGAATGTGACCGGGTTTCCGAGACCCATTTGAAGGTGGTGCGCCTTACCGACGACGGCGTCGGTCTTGCCTTCGCCTGA
- the parC gene encoding DNA topoisomerase IV subunit A has translation MTESTLVPYADEQLPLKVFTEKAYLDYSMYVILDRALPHVGDGLKPVQRRIVYAMSELGLKASAKYKKSARTVGDVIGKFHPHGDSAAYEAMVLMAQPFSYRYPLVDGQGNWGSQDDPKSFAAMRYTEARLSAFTEVLLSELAQGTVEWLPNFDGTLDEPKVLPARVPTVLLNGTTGIAVGMATDIPPHNLREVVDATIHLLENPDADNAQLCEFIPGPDMPTDAEIITPKADLQKVYETGRGSMKMRAVWRKEEGDIVITALPHQVSGAKILEQIAAQMQAKKLPMVADLRDESDHENPIRLVIVPRSNRIDQEAVMNHLFATTDLERSYRINLNMIGIDGRPGVKSLREILQDWLSFRMVTVRRRLQHRLDWVERRLHLLDGLLIAFLNLDEVIHIIRTEDHPKQKLMERFELSEDQANYILDTRLRQLARLEEMKIRDEQQKLEKERDELQKILDSARRLKTLIKKELLAVVDEFGDARRSPMVERSEAQAFSETELISSEPVTVVLSEKGWIRSAKGHDIDPSALSYKAGDSFRVAARGKSSQATLLLDSTGRSYALPTHTLPSARGQGEPVTGRLNPPSGAVFEGLLMGDDTQKVLLASDAGYGFIASLSDLYTKNRSGKAMLSVPAGGRVLAPQLLETTDASWLAAFSNEGRLLAFPVSELPELARGKGNKIINIPAARVQSREEFVVALVVFNEKSTIKVFSGKRHLGLKYKDLEHYLGERGRRGNKLPRGFQKVDSVTVE, from the coding sequence ATGACAGAGTCCACGCTGGTTCCCTACGCCGACGAACAATTACCCCTTAAAGTCTTCACCGAGAAAGCCTACCTGGATTACTCCATGTATGTGATTCTCGACCGCGCGCTTCCGCATGTGGGCGACGGGCTAAAACCGGTGCAGCGGCGCATTGTATATGCGATGAGTGAACTGGGGCTCAAAGCCAGCGCCAAGTATAAAAAGTCTGCGCGCACCGTGGGCGACGTGATCGGTAAGTTCCACCCGCACGGTGATAGTGCCGCCTACGAGGCCATGGTGCTTATGGCCCAGCCATTTTCGTACCGCTATCCTTTGGTCGACGGGCAGGGCAACTGGGGTTCACAGGACGATCCCAAATCCTTCGCCGCGATGCGTTACACCGAGGCGCGGCTGTCGGCCTTTACCGAGGTGCTGCTGAGTGAATTGGCGCAAGGCACGGTGGAATGGCTGCCCAATTTCGACGGCACCCTGGATGAGCCCAAAGTGTTGCCCGCGCGCGTGCCGACAGTACTGCTCAACGGTACCACGGGTATTGCGGTGGGGATGGCGACCGACATTCCGCCCCACAATCTGCGAGAGGTGGTGGACGCGACTATCCACTTGCTGGAAAACCCGGACGCCGATAATGCGCAGTTGTGCGAATTTATTCCCGGCCCGGATATGCCGACGGATGCCGAAATCATTACCCCGAAAGCCGATTTGCAAAAGGTGTACGAGACCGGTCGCGGCAGCATGAAGATGCGCGCGGTGTGGCGTAAAGAAGAGGGCGATATCGTGATCACCGCGCTACCGCACCAGGTGAGTGGCGCCAAGATATTGGAGCAGATCGCCGCGCAAATGCAGGCTAAAAAACTGCCTATGGTTGCTGATTTGCGCGATGAGTCGGACCACGAGAACCCGATCCGGCTGGTGATCGTGCCGCGCTCCAATCGCATAGATCAGGAAGCGGTGATGAACCATCTGTTCGCCACCACCGACCTGGAGCGCAGTTACCGGATCAACCTCAACATGATTGGCATCGACGGCCGTCCGGGGGTGAAGTCGCTGCGCGAAATACTGCAGGACTGGCTCAGCTTCCGAATGGTCACTGTGCGCCGCCGTTTGCAGCATCGGCTCGATTGGGTAGAGCGCCGCCTGCATCTGCTCGACGGCCTGTTGATCGCCTTCTTAAATCTCGACGAAGTTATCCATATTATTCGCACCGAAGATCACCCCAAGCAGAAGCTGATGGAGCGCTTCGAGCTGAGTGAAGACCAGGCGAATTACATTCTCGATACCCGGCTGCGGCAATTGGCGCGCCTCGAGGAAATGAAAATCCGTGACGAGCAGCAAAAGCTGGAAAAAGAACGCGATGAGCTGCAAAAAATTCTCGATTCAGCCCGGCGTTTGAAAACCCTTATCAAAAAAGAACTGTTGGCGGTGGTCGACGAGTTCGGGGATGCTCGTCGGTCGCCAATGGTTGAGCGCAGTGAGGCACAGGCGTTCAGTGAAACCGAACTTATCTCCAGTGAGCCGGTAACGGTTGTATTGTCGGAGAAGGGCTGGATCCGCAGCGCTAAAGGGCACGATATCGATCCAAGTGCGCTCAGCTATAAAGCCGGGGACAGCTTCAGAGTGGCTGCACGCGGGAAAAGTAGTCAGGCGACATTGTTGCTCGACTCCACCGGGCGCAGCTACGCGCTGCCAACCCACACCCTGCCCTCTGCTCGGGGGCAGGGTGAGCCAGTGACTGGGCGGCTAAACCCGCCCAGTGGCGCGGTGTTTGAAGGGCTGTTAATGGGCGACGACACCCAAAAAGTGCTGTTGGCTTCCGATGCGGGCTACGGATTTATTGCCTCTCTGAGCGACCTTTACACCAAAAATCGCTCGGGTAAAGCGATGCTCAGCGTGCCCGCTGGCGGCCGGGTGCTCGCGCCACAACTGTTGGAAACGACAGACGCCAGTTGGCTGGCTGCCTTCTCCAATGAGGGGAGACTGCTGGCGTTCCCAGTGAGTGAATTGCCGGAGCTGGCTCGCGGTAAAGGTAATAAGATCATCAATATTCCTGCTGCACGGGTGCAAAGTCGCGAAGAGTTTGTGGTAGCACTCGTGGTGTTTAACGAGAAGAGCACCATCAAAGTGTTTTCCGGCAAACGTCACCTGGGTCTTAAATACAAAGACCTGGAGCATTACCTTGGTGAACGCGGTCGCCGTGGTAACAAGTTGCCGAGAGGGTTCCAAAAAGTGGATTCGGTAACGGTGGAGTAA
- a CDS encoding GNAT family N-acetyltransferase: MLEQDVDRNVFNQPVGQLVDWQPPQWPPANTLRGSYASLERLRPDDHTAPLWNQISAPQHDALWTYLPYGPFPDLASFNGWMTALEDSTNALFYVIHNLQGQPLGQFALSSIDRQHGVVELAHVLFGPALKQSTIATEAVYLVLQQIFALGFRRCFWKCNALNEASRRAAVRFGFQFEGVFRQAMVVKGRNRDTAWFGMTQTDWCLAQDAYRRWLDAANFHPDGKQKQSLRTLMTGNQI; this comes from the coding sequence ATGCTCGAGCAGGACGTAGATCGTAACGTATTCAACCAGCCAGTTGGCCAATTAGTAGACTGGCAACCGCCACAGTGGCCCCCGGCAAACACCCTGCGCGGCAGCTACGCTTCACTGGAACGGCTGCGACCCGACGACCACACAGCACCGCTCTGGAACCAGATAAGCGCACCGCAACACGACGCCCTCTGGACGTATCTGCCGTACGGCCCGTTCCCGGATCTGGCCAGTTTTAACGGCTGGATGACCGCGCTGGAAGACAGTACTAACGCGCTGTTTTACGTTATTCACAACTTACAGGGGCAGCCACTTGGGCAATTCGCACTGAGTAGTATCGACCGCCAGCACGGCGTTGTTGAGCTGGCCCACGTATTGTTCGGCCCCGCCCTCAAGCAGTCCACAATCGCCACTGAAGCTGTTTATCTGGTCCTGCAACAGATTTTTGCGCTGGGTTTTCGCCGCTGCTTCTGGAAATGCAACGCACTGAACGAGGCATCTCGTCGCGCCGCCGTGCGGTTTGGCTTTCAATTCGAGGGGGTTTTCCGCCAGGCAATGGTCGTCAAAGGTCGCAACCGGGATACCGCCTGGTTCGGAATGACTCAAACCGATTGGTGCCTGGCACAAGACGCCTACAGGCGTTGGCTGGATGCTGCGAATTTCCACCCAGACGGCAAACAAAAGCAATCCTTGCGTACGCTGATGACAGGGAACCAAATCTGA
- a CDS encoding TlpA family protein disulfide reductase — MFRLSLFVCVIACCIVARPSSADVHRLQEGDVAPDWMMTDIEGHNYSLYQELDSGRQVVMVFWSTWCKFCKVMLPEMNLFKQSLDDDTRIFALNIWESGDPVAYFDTRNIDIPLMLRADDIADRYKIDSTPGLVFIGTDKRIRYIRSSRENLSDTMRHLQLLVIKDRAKHASNSGG; from the coding sequence ATGTTCAGACTCAGTTTATTTGTATGTGTTATCGCGTGTTGTATTGTGGCGCGCCCCAGTTCTGCCGACGTGCATCGCCTGCAGGAAGGCGACGTTGCGCCAGACTGGATGATGACCGATATTGAGGGCCACAATTATTCGCTCTACCAGGAGCTGGACAGCGGCAGACAGGTCGTAATGGTGTTTTGGTCTACCTGGTGCAAATTCTGTAAGGTGATGTTGCCGGAAATGAACCTGTTCAAACAGAGCCTCGATGACGACACCCGTATCTTTGCGTTGAATATTTGGGAAAGTGGCGACCCAGTCGCCTACTTCGACACCCGGAATATCGATATTCCACTGATGCTTCGCGCCGACGACATTGCTGATCGTTACAAAATTGACTCGACGCCAGGCCTTGTTTTTATCGGTACCGACAAACGCATTCGCTATATCCGCAGTAGCCGCGAGAATTTAAGCGATACCATGCGCCACCTGCAGTTACTGGTTATCAAAGACCGCGCAAAACACGCGTCGAATTCAGGAGGTTAG
- a CDS encoding DUF2750 domain-containing protein yields MSDQDELLSTDFDENYDLFIEEALATGCVWGLENDEGWALCPALSNEDLDVLPLWSQPDYAELHCREEWRDYKVVPISLEELLDDWLPGMHEDLLLVGPNWDSSLEGLEVEPLDLLEDVDSAAEDLSD; encoded by the coding sequence ATGTCCGACCAAGACGAATTACTCAGCACTGATTTTGATGAAAATTACGACCTTTTCATCGAAGAGGCGCTTGCCACCGGTTGTGTATGGGGGCTGGAGAACGACGAAGGCTGGGCGCTCTGTCCTGCACTATCCAACGAAGATCTCGATGTACTGCCGTTATGGTCGCAGCCGGATTACGCAGAGCTACACTGCCGTGAGGAGTGGCGCGATTACAAGGTCGTCCCCATTTCACTTGAAGAGCTGCTGGACGATTGGCTGCCCGGTATGCACGAAGATCTGTTACTCGTTGGCCCCAATTGGGACTCTTCCCTCGAAGGGCTCGAAGTGGAGCCTCTCGATTTGTTAGAGGATGTCGACAGCGCCGCTGAAGACTTGTCCGACTAA
- a CDS encoding MBL fold metallo-hydrolase translates to MLQYRIQPVTPYQQNCSVIWCDQTGSAAVIDPGGDIASITGLLDRLDIHVEKIILTHGHLDHVGGTAELKAALEVPVIGPHQGDGFWLSALADQARMMNFAPVPPFNPDRWLNDGDQIALGKLTLEVLHCPGHTPGHVVLFEKHSKMAFVGDVLFAGSIGRTDFPRGDHASLIASIREKLFPLGDDITFVPGHGPTSTFGEERRTNPFVSDSRFG, encoded by the coding sequence ATGTTGCAGTATCGCATCCAGCCAGTTACCCCTTATCAGCAGAATTGCTCCGTTATTTGGTGCGATCAAACCGGTTCTGCTGCGGTGATTGACCCGGGTGGTGACATTGCCTCGATAACGGGCTTGCTGGACAGGCTGGACATACATGTTGAAAAAATCATTCTTACGCACGGGCATTTGGACCATGTTGGCGGTACTGCTGAGCTAAAAGCTGCACTGGAAGTGCCTGTTATCGGGCCGCATCAAGGTGACGGCTTTTGGCTCTCCGCGCTGGCTGACCAAGCCAGGATGATGAACTTTGCGCCGGTACCGCCATTCAATCCGGATCGCTGGCTCAATGACGGCGACCAGATTGCGCTCGGCAAACTGACCCTCGAGGTACTGCACTGCCCGGGGCACACCCCCGGCCATGTCGTGCTGTTCGAAAAACACAGCAAAATGGCGTTTGTCGGCGATGTACTCTTTGCCGGGTCTATTGGTCGCACGGATTTCCCGAGAGGTGACCACGCCAGCCTGATTGCGTCGATTCGTGAAAAATTATTCCCGCTCGGCGACGATATAACATTTGTGCCCGGGCATGGACCGACGTCCACCTTTGGTGAAGAGCGGCGGACCAACCCATTTGTCAGCGACAGCCGATTTGGCTGA
- a CDS encoding histidine kinase: MSLIANLSEEHRDCLQEIANVAMGRAGDRLARLLDTFVILSIPHIAVMRPSDIAMALQSIDSRESVSGVCQGFIGGGISGEAMLLFNDTSFSDLAKLMKYDDEMDHQAERELLMDTTNVLFGACLKGIGEQIDLEFSYGSPMVLGQHVRVSELLNLNSNRWDYALVTEINYQLEGYDVNCDMLIVLTDDSMDILLKKLDYLLA; encoded by the coding sequence ATGAGTCTGATTGCAAACCTCAGCGAAGAACATCGCGACTGCCTGCAGGAGATCGCCAACGTAGCCATGGGCCGAGCTGGAGATCGTCTCGCCCGGCTGCTGGATACCTTCGTTATCTTATCGATTCCGCACATCGCTGTAATGCGGCCCAGCGATATTGCCATGGCTTTGCAATCCATCGACTCTCGTGAATCCGTATCAGGTGTATGTCAGGGCTTTATTGGCGGCGGGATTTCCGGTGAAGCCATGCTACTGTTTAACGACACCAGTTTTAGCGATCTGGCAAAACTGATGAAGTACGACGACGAGATGGACCACCAGGCCGAGCGCGAACTGCTGATGGACACCACAAATGTGTTGTTTGGCGCCTGTCTCAAAGGTATTGGCGAGCAGATCGACCTGGAGTTCAGTTACGGCTCCCCGATGGTACTGGGTCAGCATGTTCGAGTATCGGAACTGCTTAATTTGAACAGCAATCGGTGGGATTATGCGCTCGTCACGGAAATCAACTATCAGCTCGAAGGTTACGATGTTAATTGCGACATGCTGATTGTTCTAACCGATGATTCCATGGACATATTACTGAAGAAACTCGATTACCTTCTGGCATAA
- a CDS encoding GGDEF domain-containing protein: protein MASDTNFIEDFHWLMDVLQDIDVGLVILNREFEVELWNSFMQNHSARMPDEVLGHSIFELFPELPASWFKRKAEAVFVLHNSAFTTWEQRPYLFRFKSYRPITSIAEYMYQNSTVIPLTDTRGQVNHICLIIYDVTEVAVNRLQLQAANAKLHTLSRTDGLTGLLNRKSWETELHVEFRRFQRHQHGSSLLMFDIDHFKRVNDTYGHPTGDEVIRRTAKVVKDALRDIDVAGRYGGEEFAVILTDTDASGAKVVAERLRTTIEQLTITHEGNSLQFTISLGIAELNPSITDPGAWIEAADRALYKAKHAGRNNSVIFSN from the coding sequence ATGGCTTCAGACACGAATTTTATCGAAGACTTTCACTGGCTCATGGATGTCCTGCAGGACATAGACGTGGGCCTGGTGATATTGAATCGCGAATTTGAAGTCGAGCTGTGGAACAGTTTTATGCAAAACCACAGCGCTCGCATGCCCGACGAGGTACTCGGCCACAGTATTTTCGAGCTGTTCCCCGAACTGCCTGCCAGCTGGTTTAAGCGCAAAGCCGAAGCGGTATTTGTGCTGCACAATTCAGCATTCACCACCTGGGAACAACGGCCTTATTTGTTCCGCTTCAAGAGCTACCGGCCGATCACCAGTATCGCCGAGTACATGTACCAGAACAGTACAGTGATTCCCCTTACCGACACCCGCGGGCAGGTCAACCACATTTGCCTGATAATATATGACGTGACGGAAGTCGCGGTTAACCGGCTGCAATTGCAAGCCGCGAATGCGAAGCTGCACACCCTAAGCCGCACCGACGGGCTCACCGGGCTGCTTAACCGCAAATCCTGGGAAACCGAACTCCACGTGGAATTCCGTCGTTTCCAGCGGCATCAGCATGGCAGTTCACTGCTGATGTTTGATATCGACCACTTTAAAAGGGTTAACGATACCTACGGCCACCCCACCGGAGACGAGGTGATCCGCCGCACCGCAAAGGTGGTAAAAGACGCCTTACGCGATATCGATGTCGCCGGGCGTTACGGTGGCGAAGAGTTCGCTGTCATTCTCACAGACACGGACGCCAGCGGTGCCAAGGTTGTGGCAGAGAGGCTGCGCACGACTATTGAACAACTCACCATTACCCACGAAGGCAACTCCCTCCAGTTCACGATCAGCCTGGGAATTGCTGAGCTCAATCCCTCCATCACGGACCCAGGCGCCTGGATCGAGGCCGCCGACCGCGCACTCTACAAAGCCAAGCACGCTGGTAGAAACAACAGCGTTATTTTCAGCAATTAG
- a CDS encoding methyl-accepting chemotaxis protein — translation MIKKSLSNKLMATVTLAIVVVAALILAISYRLMATGEQHSFEEDVKSELGLINSSLAEPVFAYDFQQIEAIAKSLVNTSLIHEISITDHRGKELAAAKPRDESDKAEKVEKRGVEIVRGNEVIGKYNIVFSKKDMEAVLYHQIHSGIIMVATLTVCILFTVYLLTKHIIVKPMSVVTERLSKIAEGGGDLTTRLPVRSGDEIAELADNFNQVIEQIATIIRAVMMVTDKFGINVEQMSHATASTVDSTGQQLREIEQVAAALNELSASAEEVARSAGQTADRTKETSKAAVEGTQVVKSSQDTIQRLTGQIEATAEKIQVLKNNSENIGSVMEVIRSIAEQTNLLALNAAIEAARAGEQGRGFAVVADEVRSLAQKTQTSTEEIESIILQLQKAADEAHQSMNTSIASVQETIETGIKVEEALELIKGNVTTINDMNHQIATAANEQSSVANEVSKIISAIFSLSEKVSGNAKVVSENAEQLAIESDELKQQIDKFVV, via the coding sequence ATGATTAAAAAATCACTATCCAATAAGCTGATGGCAACCGTCACGCTCGCCATTGTCGTGGTGGCAGCTTTGATTCTCGCCATCAGCTACCGGCTGATGGCGACCGGGGAGCAGCACAGCTTTGAGGAAGACGTTAAAAGTGAACTGGGGCTCATCAACTCGTCGCTGGCAGAACCCGTGTTTGCCTATGATTTTCAACAAATCGAGGCTATTGCCAAATCGCTGGTCAACACGTCCTTAATCCACGAGATCAGCATTACCGACCACCGAGGCAAAGAACTGGCCGCTGCCAAGCCTAGGGATGAATCCGATAAAGCAGAAAAAGTGGAAAAGCGCGGCGTTGAAATCGTGCGCGGCAACGAAGTGATCGGCAAGTACAACATAGTCTTCTCAAAGAAAGACATGGAAGCGGTGCTCTACCACCAGATCCACTCCGGCATTATCATGGTGGCAACGCTCACCGTCTGCATTTTGTTCACTGTTTACCTGCTCACAAAACATATTATTGTTAAACCGATGTCGGTGGTTACGGAGCGGCTGTCAAAAATCGCTGAGGGCGGCGGTGACCTGACAACGCGCCTGCCAGTGCGCAGTGGCGACGAAATCGCTGAGCTCGCCGACAACTTCAACCAGGTAATTGAACAGATCGCCACGATTATCCGTGCGGTAATGATGGTTACCGATAAATTCGGTATCAATGTGGAGCAAATGAGTCACGCCACAGCCAGCACAGTTGACTCCACTGGTCAGCAATTGCGTGAAATTGAACAGGTCGCCGCCGCACTTAACGAACTCTCTGCCTCTGCTGAAGAGGTGGCCCGCTCCGCAGGTCAAACCGCCGATCGAACCAAAGAAACCAGCAAAGCCGCGGTAGAAGGTACCCAGGTGGTGAAATCGTCACAAGATACCATCCAGCGCCTCACTGGTCAGATCGAAGCTACCGCAGAGAAAATTCAGGTGCTGAAAAACAACAGCGAAAATATCGGTTCGGTGATGGAAGTTATCCGTTCTATTGCGGAACAAACCAATCTGCTGGCGTTAAACGCGGCAATTGAAGCGGCGCGCGCAGGTGAACAGGGCCGCGGCTTCGCGGTTGTGGCCGACGAAGTGCGCTCCCTCGCACAGAAAACCCAGACCTCTACCGAAGAAATCGAGTCCATAATTTTACAGCTGCAAAAAGCGGCTGACGAGGCTCACCAGTCGATGAACACCAGCATCGCGTCAGTTCAGGAAACCATCGAAACGGGCATTAAAGTTGAAGAGGCGCTCGAGCTGATTAAAGGTAACGTTACCACGATCAACGACATGAACCATCAGATCGCAACCGCAGCGAACGAGCAGAGCTCAGTGGCCAACGAGGTGAGCAAAATTATCTCGGCGATCTTCTCGCTGTCTGAAAAAGTGTCCGGCAACGCAAAAGTCGTAAGTGAAAACGCTGAACAACTGGCGATCGAAAGTGACGAACTGAAACAGCAAATTGATAAGTTTGTGGTTTAA